The following proteins are co-located in the Paracoccaceae bacterium Fryx2 genome:
- a CDS encoding putative baseplate assembly protein produces the protein MTLSSATLARQRADRIRAVRATDTVNGIDFVEVASADQRTLDLTFVHPLPGQAGEVPAGMDPLGPAQIRLTGGVRVTGITALTATANGRVLRVVVDRAGDFSPYELALVAAPGSDAPPPGIDPVLARITVNFKVSCPSDLDCLPGSATPPPAPTIPIDYLARDWPSFRRAMLDRMSATAPGWKERSPADLMVTLVEALAFEADRLAYMQDAVAAEAYPGTARRRTSLRRHARLLDYEVHEGCNARTWVALTVTPGSDADGAVLPEGTMVAALGRDADPVVTPDDAPERLGGAVVFETMAAIALSAPRSTLVPYDWSGAVPVLPQGATAATFLRPAGLVLAPGDVLILEETADPETGIAARRDLSRRAAVRLTEVLAGTDPLDATPILTVAWHRDDALPFDLTLTAEALVGGLPTVVATAQGLGNVVLADEGQSLPGTPGVSLTMPDGARPFRPRLDREDIVFAVPHDPALARAEPARTQLAQDPRRALPAVLLTGPGEVWRPRRSLLGADRFAREFVVEPEPGQPATLRFGDDIAGRAPSVGTSLTAALRRGGGVRGNLGADSLTSLVTPLAGITAVRNPLPASGGTAPESAEEIRRYAPQAFRTQARAVTPADWVQQAEAFPGVARARVDLRWTGSWYTVFVTIDREGGGPVRGDPAFAAALLDHLDRFRVAGYDLDLRDPVYLPLDITLLVCLAPGYVAGDLRGRLAEVFSSGYQPGGQRGLFHPDTLTFGDPLYLSRVYAAALGIDGVASVRATVFHPRGRAAAGEIAAGVVRPGPTAILRCDSDPNRPENGFIAFDVRETT, from the coding sequence ATGACGCTGTCTTCCGCCACCCTTGCCCGGCAGCGGGCCGACCGCATCCGCGCGGTGCGCGCGACCGACACGGTGAACGGCATCGACTTCGTCGAGGTTGCCAGCGCCGACCAGCGCACGCTCGATCTGACCTTCGTCCACCCCCTGCCCGGCCAGGCGGGCGAGGTGCCGGCCGGGATGGACCCGCTTGGCCCCGCGCAGATCCGCCTCACGGGCGGGGTGCGGGTGACCGGGATCACCGCCCTTACCGCCACCGCCAACGGGCGCGTGCTGCGGGTGGTGGTCGACCGGGCGGGCGACTTTTCGCCCTACGAACTGGCGCTGGTCGCCGCCCCCGGCAGCGACGCCCCGCCACCCGGCATCGACCCGGTGCTGGCGCGCATCACCGTGAACTTCAAGGTTTCCTGCCCGTCCGATCTCGATTGCCTGCCGGGCAGCGCCACGCCGCCCCCCGCCCCCACCATCCCGATCGACTACCTCGCCCGCGACTGGCCCAGCTTCCGCCGCGCCATGCTCGACCGGATGTCGGCCACCGCCCCCGGCTGGAAGGAACGCAGCCCCGCCGACCTGATGGTGACCCTGGTCGAGGCGCTGGCCTTCGAGGCCGACCGGCTGGCCTACATGCAGGACGCCGTCGCGGCCGAGGCTTACCCCGGCACCGCCCGCCGCCGCACCTCGCTGCGCCGCCACGCGCGGCTGCTGGATTACGAGGTGCACGAAGGCTGCAACGCCCGCACCTGGGTCGCGCTGACCGTGACGCCCGGCAGCGACGCCGACGGCGCGGTGCTGCCCGAAGGCACGATGGTGGCGGCGCTGGGGCGCGACGCCGATCCGGTGGTGACACCCGACGACGCGCCCGAGCGGCTGGGCGGCGCGGTGGTGTTCGAGACCATGGCCGCCATTGCCCTGTCGGCCCCGCGCAGCACGCTGGTGCCCTACGACTGGTCGGGGGCGGTGCCGGTTCTGCCGCAGGGCGCGACGGCCGCCACCTTCCTGCGCCCCGCCGGGCTGGTGCTGGCGCCGGGCGACGTGCTGATCCTTGAGGAAACCGCCGATCCCGAAACCGGCATCGCCGCCCGGCGCGACCTTTCGCGCCGCGCCGCCGTCCGGCTGACCGAGGTGCTGGCGGGCACCGACCCGCTTGATGCCACGCCGATCCTGACGGTGGCCTGGCACCGCGACGACGCGCTGCCCTTCGATCTGACCCTGACCGCCGAGGCGCTGGTGGGCGGGCTGCCCACGGTGGTGGCCACCGCGCAGGGCCTTGGCAACGTGGTGCTGGCCGACGAGGGGCAAAGCCTGCCCGGCACCCCCGGCGTCAGCCTAACGATGCCCGACGGTGCGCGCCCCTTCCGCCCCCGGCTCGACCGCGAGGACATCGTGTTCGCCGTGCCGCACGACCCCGCGCTTGCCCGCGCCGAACCCGCCCGCACCCAGCTTGCACAAGACCCCCGCCGCGCCCTGCCCGCCGTGCTGCTGACCGGGCCGGGCGAGGTCTGGCGGCCGCGCCGCAGCCTGCTGGGCGCCGACCGCTTCGCCCGCGAGTTCGTGGTCGAACCCGAACCGGGGCAGCCCGCCACCCTGCGCTTCGGCGACGACATCGCGGGCCGCGCCCCGTCTGTCGGCACCAGCCTCACGGCGGCGCTGCGGCGGGGCGGCGGGGTGCGCGGCAACCTCGGGGCCGACAGCCTGACCAGCCTCGTCACGCCGCTGGCCGGCATCACCGCCGTGCGCAACCCCCTGCCCGCCAGCGGCGGCACCGCCCCCGAAAGCGCCGAGGAGATCCGCCGCTACGCACCGCAGGCGTTCCGCACCCAGGCCCGCGCCGTCACCCCCGCCGACTGGGTGCAGCAGGCCGAGGCCTTCCCCGGCGTCGCCCGCGCCCGGGTCGACCTGCGCTGGACCGGCAGCTGGTATACCGTCTTCGTCACCATCGACCGCGAGGGCGGCGGGCCGGTGCGCGGCGACCCGGCCTTTGCCGCCGCCCTGCTGGACCACCTCGACCGCTTCCGGGTGGCGGGATACGACCTTGATCTGCGCGACCCGGTCTACCTGCCGCTCGACATCACCCTGCTGGTCTGCCTCGCCCCCGGCTATGTCGCGGGCGACCTGCGCGGGCGGCTGGCCGAGGTGTTCTCGTCCGGCTATCAGCCGGGCGGGCAGCGCGGCCTGTTCCACCCCGACACGCTGACCTTCGGCGACCCGCTGTATCTTTCCCGCGTCTATGCGGCCGCCCTTGGCATCGACGGGGTGGCCAGCGTCCGCGCCACCGTCTTTCACCCCCGCGGCCGCGCGGCGGCAGGCGAGATCGCGGCCGGGGTGGTCCGACCCGGCCCCACCGCCATCCTGCGCTGCGACAGCGACCCCAACCGCCCCGAAAACGGCTTCATCGCCTTCGACGTGAGGGAAACGACATGA
- a CDS encoding GPW/gp25 family protein: MTDIAFPFDIDSGGQTATADPRRHLRDLIEQILCTTPGERVMRPTFGAGIAALVFAPSGNALAAALETSVHAALQQGLGGRALITGVEVGAEGGTLRVEVRYRGGTQAEESITLEVQT; this comes from the coding sequence ATGACCGACATTGCCTTTCCATTCGACATCGACAGCGGCGGCCAGACCGCCACCGCCGACCCGCGCCGCCACCTGCGCGACCTGATCGAGCAGATCCTCTGCACCACGCCGGGCGAACGGGTGATGCGCCCGACGTTCGGCGCGGGCATCGCGGCGCTGGTCTTCGCGCCTTCGGGCAATGCGCTGGCGGCGGCGCTGGAAACCTCGGTCCATGCCGCGCTGCAACAGGGGCTGGGCGGCCGGGCGCTGATCACCGGCGTCGAGGTCGGCGCCGAGGGCGGCACGCTGCGCGTCGAGGTCCGCTACCGCGGCGGCACCCAGGCCGAAGAGTCGATCACGCTGGAGGTGCAGACATGA
- a CDS encoding phage baseplate assembly protein V yields MSEGEERRFHGKFRGTVLNNIDPMQKGRLLLQVADVDALLPTTWAMPCFPFAGRQCGMWALPQIGAGVWVEFEQGDPDYPIWVGGWYGNAGEVPALALTAAPALPAVVLQTQGQTTLMLSDTPGPTGGILLKTLTGAFISINDIGITISNGKGAIITMTGPTVTVNAGALVVT; encoded by the coding sequence ATGAGCGAGGGCGAGGAACGCCGCTTCCATGGCAAGTTTCGCGGCACGGTGCTGAACAACATCGATCCGATGCAGAAGGGGCGGCTGCTGTTGCAGGTGGCCGATGTCGATGCGCTGCTGCCGACCACCTGGGCGATGCCCTGCTTCCCCTTCGCGGGTCGGCAATGCGGCATGTGGGCCCTGCCGCAGATCGGCGCCGGAGTCTGGGTGGAATTCGAGCAGGGCGACCCCGACTACCCGATCTGGGTCGGGGGCTGGTATGGCAACGCGGGCGAGGTTCCGGCGCTGGCGCTGACCGCCGCCCCCGCCCTGCCCGCCGTGGTGCTGCAAACGCAGGGCCAGACCACCCTGATGCTTTCCGACACGCCCGGCCCGACCGGGGGCATCCTGCTCAAGACGCTGACCGGGGCCTTCATCTCGATCAACGACATCGGCATCACCATCAGCAACGGCAAGGGGGCGATCATCACCATGACCGGCCCGACCGTGACGGTGAACGCCGGTGCGCTGGTCGTGACCTGA